The Eremothecium gossypii ATCC 10895 chromosome IV, complete sequence genome contains a region encoding:
- the SMY1 gene encoding Smy1p (Syntenic homolog of Saccharomyces cerevisiae YKL079W (SMY1)), giving the protein MTMDGTSMHGTSSAADEGADDKMKVVVRLRPLPEGGSAAVVAADEGTVEFAGAADEARAFRFDYVFGTDARQEEVFDYVAEEMLDQFFTGYNSTILAYGQTGSGKSYTMFGPPGHRGLIPRICQQIFERIGLLKNCADIEYVVSVSFLEIYLEKVYDLLGESINKASSPKKNSDKRASLTVHESNTFGVYVEGATIVSVSDGDELLNCIHLGEAQRYKGSTDMNLESSRSHAIVKINLLKRDNLEGNIQKSDLFLVDLAGSEKVAKTNAVGATLEEAKKINLSLSSLGNVINALTQKEKRTHIPYRDSQLTRLLRDSLGGNSKTTLILNCACDKSNESETLTTLRFGSRAKHIKNKAIVNKSDLFLKKKLERKIAQLEKKEQDYKTRIELLEHEVKELQATASHRPLPEEVDLLAENTKLRAQVDSLKVLLNPRTDSLDTEQHISVDDLLTKLMEKCELVVELQSRLDDQADKEKALKKLMTDLKHTEAQLVEKNHQLAEQLAIAQLDNLNLTNENMTLSKDIATIHRISKTRAERIQVLESTVRELSDMRLGNDLSLPSAFEAIKEVNEPSSALSPTSLGWWGVFGPSRRSSTGSVHSGGLAKIPSNETRRSRKTGFNLHVVKASVPHEAESLD; this is encoded by the coding sequence ATGACGATGGATGGGACGAGCATGCACGGGACATCCAGCGCGGCAGATGAGGGCGCGGACGACAAAATGAAGGTGGTGGTGCGGCTCCGGCCGCTCCCAGAgggcggcagcgcggcggtAGTGGCGGCGGACGAGGGCACGGTGGAGTTTGCGGGGGCAGCGGACGAGGCGCGGGCGTTCCGGTTCGACTACGTGTTTGGCACGGATGCGCGGCAGGAGGAGGTGTTCGACTACGTCGCGGAGGAGATGCTAGACCAGTTCTTCACGGGGTACAATAGCACGATCTTGGCGTACGGGCAGACGGGGTCGGGCAAGTCGTACACGATGTTCGGGCCACCGGGGCACCGCGGCTTGATTCCGCGGATCTGCCAGCAGATCTTCGAGCGCATCGGGCTGCTCAAAAACTGCGCGGACATCGAGTACGTGGTTTCTGTGTCCTTCTTGGAGATATACTTGGAGAAGGTGTACGACTTGCTAGGCGAGTCCATTAACAAGGCGTCTTCGCCGAAGAAAAATAGCGACAAGCGGGCCAGCTTGACGGTGCACGAGTCCAATACGTTCGGGGTGTATGTCGAGGGCGCGACGATAGTATCTGTGAGCGACGGCGACGAGTTGCTCAACTGTATACACTTGGGCGAGGCGCAGAGGTACAAGGGGTCCACGGACATGAACCTTGAGAGCTCGCGCTCGCACGCGATTGTGAAGATCAACCTACTGAAAAGAGACAACCTAGAGGGCAACATCCAGAAATCGGATCTTTTCCTCGTTGACTTGGCTGGTTCCGAGAAAGTTGCGAAGACAAACGCGGTAGGCGCCACTCTAGAAGAGGCGAAGAAGATCAATCTGTCGCTTAGCTCGCTTGGCAACGTCATCAACGCGCTCACGCAGAAGGAAAAACGTACACACATTCCATACCGCGATTCGCAACTCACGCGATTACTTCGGGACTCGTTAGGCGGGAATAGCAAAACCACGCTTATCCTAAACTGCGCATGTGACAAGTCCAACGAGTCAGAGACATTGACAACACTTAGGTTTGGTTCCCGCGCAAAGCATATAAAAAACAAGGCAATTGTGAACAAGAGCGATCTCTTCTTGAAGAAGAAACTAGAGCGAAAGATAGCACAACTCGAGAAGAAAGAGCAGGACTACAAAACACGCATCGAGCTGCTAGAACATGAGGTCAAGGAGCTCCAAGCAACTGCTTCGCATAGACCTCTGCCCGAAGAGGTCGACCTACTCGCAGAAAACACGAAACTAAGAGCCCAGGTTGACTCTCTAAAAGTATTACTCAATCCACGAACCGACAGTCTGGACACGGAACAGCACATCTCAGTAGATGACCTCCTCACAAAACTAATGGAGAAATGCGAGTTGGTAGTAGAACTACAGTCCAGGTTGGACGATCAGGCCGATAAGGAGAAGGCATTAAAGAAACTGATGACAGACCTGAAACACACAGAGGCACAGCTGGTGGAGAAAAACCACCAACTTGCAGAGCAGCTCGCTATTGCCCAACTTGATAACCTAAACCTCACAAACGAGAACATGACACTCTCAAAGGACATTGCCACTATCCATAGAATATCAAAGACCAGGGCAGAGCGCATCCAGGTCTTGGAGTCCACCGTCAGAGAATTGTCGGACATGCGTCTTGGGAACGATTTGTCACTTCCGTCAGCATTTGAAGCCATAAAGGAGGTCAATGAACCTTCTTCAGCCCTCTCTCCAACGTCTTTGGGCTGGTGGGGCGTGTTTGGCCCATCGCGAAGATCCTCTACAGGCAGCGTCCACTCAGGAGGATTGGCAAAGATACCAAGCAACGAGACGAGGCGATCCAGGAAAACGGGTTTCAATCTACATGTAGTAAAAGCGTCAGTTCCTCACGAAGCCGAGTCACTTGACTGA
- the KAR5 gene encoding Kar5p (Syntenic homolog of Saccharomyces cerevisiae YMR065W (KAR5)), translating to MLEILLFLCVIIQRSHINAEITHVVSHLAETALRQDTNFQLLSQDIIAKKFPILDSSCVRRALSDFLPQCLQYGFETVPSDVRTQAAVKLSICELQASGVDNMPPECVGAVHFGACLRAMERTPQWWTTYSGNYQHLPSTCFENALPYEKEQLLSLFLNITDVYSNFQDDLVVDLEKYRANFEATVEASLRLMKASLMEGTHEIVNQLKDDLNYVNSKLADMGETITEHTDNVRTVFNDISDELNDYDMAGQIAHLKEDTMSLWQKINSDMGTYHDVQMSSLYNINAVFDTFYNRATESVQQVRTSVIESQLETLDLIADFNSLVRKSILPVLADELQPQLQEMSVSISRSLVGLSASYNEHLQAWSNRVNETLSEMESHLNNTMSQVEHMNDSIETLENKVFVLVSLGNALTTYVKWIYTFSRALISGYGIVTLIMSMLVVRYSIKLNSSWIKVLGRSTFILVAVVLGARTGSMLSY from the coding sequence ATGCTGGAAATTCTGTTGTTTCTCTGCGTGATCATACAACGGTCCCACATTAATGCAGAGATCACGCATGTAGTGTCTCATCTCGCCGAGACAGCGCTTAGGCAGGACACAAATTTCCAGCTGTTATCCCAAGATATAATTGCCAAGAAGTTTCCAATACTAGATTCGTCCTGTGTGAGGCGTGCCCTATCAGACTTTTTACCTCAGTGTCTTCAGTATGGGTTCGAAACGGTGCCAAGTGATGTACGAACTCAGGCAGCAGTAAAACTGTCAATATGTGAACTGCAGGCATCTGGTGTAGACAATATGCCGCCTGAATGTGTTGGTGCGGTTCACTTTGGCGCTTGTCTTCGAGCTATGGAGCGAACCCCGCAATGGTGGACGACGTACAGTGGTAATTATCAGCATCTGCCGTCAACATGCTTTGAGAATGCCCTCCCATATGAGAAAGAGCAACTATTAAGCTTGTTCCTAAATATAACCGATGTTTATTCTAATTTCCAGGACGATCTGGTTGTGGACCTGGAAAAGTACCGCGCCAACTTCGAGGCAACTGTGGAGGCAAGCTTAAGACTCATGAAAGCAAGTCTCATGGAGGGAACCCATGAGATAGTAAACCAGTTGAAGGATGATCTAAATTATGTGAATTCAAAATTGGCAGATATGGGTGAAACTATTACTGAACACACGGATAATGTCCGTACTGTATTCAATGACATTTCAGATGAACTTAACGACTACGACATGGCAGGACAGATAGCGCATTTGAAGGAGGATACAATGTCACTCTGGCAAAAAATAAACAGTGACATGGGAACATATCACGATGTGCAAATGTCCTCATTGTATAATATCAATGCGGTGTTTGATACGTTCTACAATAGAGCCACCGAATCAGTACAGCAGGTGAGAACTTCTGTGATAGAATCACAACTAGAAACGCTGGACCTTATTGCGGACTTTAATTCGCTAGTACGAAAATCCATTCTTCCTGTACTTGCTGATGAGCTTCAACCACAACTACAAGAAATGTCCGTGTCAATTTCTAGAAGTTTAGTAGGTTTGAGCGCAAGCTATAATGAACATTTACAGGCATGGAGTAATAGAGTTAACGAGACACTCAGCGAAATGGAATCGCATCTGAATAACACAATGAGCCAGGTAGAGCACATGAATGATTCCATTGAAACTCTCGAAAACAAAGTTTTTGTTCTAGTCTCACTAGGAAATGCGCTTACTACATACGTTAAATGGATATACACGTTCAGTCGTGCATTAATATCAGGATATGGAATAGTTACATTGATAATGTCAATGTTGGTGGTCAGATATTCAATAAAACTAAATTCGAGTTGGATAAAGGTCCTTGGAAGATCTACATTTATACTAGTAGCAGTTGTTCTTGGTGCCAGAACAGGCTCAATGCTCTCATATTAA
- the AEP1 gene encoding Aep1p (Syntenic homolog of Saccharomyces cerevisiae YMR064W (AEP1)): MRGLQAVGKVVSPAKKQSLANGMPLKRLNNHVPQPNQIMHPFLGLTQTELGLLCCTECEPRIRSGKQIIPAMVRDPMKDQTEYTHAKLQFPLLTNISAWVKDHAMYQYSSEKQLVSAATLPAFKAAETEIPEAIRAVCQPSAQSIEGIIAAGVVSTEDLFQFLLETYPARAKTILPILLREYQKLPPAELHLEGTLHRALLAFEGQTVDKEDIEVLNRLLDNYSTEFGRRYEQVLDATVLQQLLRFYISGSALTNSRTTLQFLLKRGVCPIPEVLDAYFLLLEKAISVKSQPDLQARRLAKMACIAGCAPILKHTITATMLRVLTGCAAHTGEILHLVELAAGMPSCKEVLQENAVQLVNAVSSFAPSPAVENCTNISLLLQRLEQIYPDGLPKQFVHAASQAYMHNGNWGAAAVIWNRYGVPEGLVEIPVVNIRCRFPGFRQEDRQHLETLLKSK, encoded by the coding sequence ATGAGGGGCTTACAGGCTGTCGGCAAGGTGGTATCACCTGCCAAGAAACAGTCTCTCGCCAATGGGATGCCTCTGAAGAGGCTGAATAACCATGTTCCGCAGCCGAACCAAATAATGCATCCATTCCTCGGCCTGACACAGACTGAGCTGGGCCTACTGTGCTGTACTGAGTGTGAACCGCGCATTCGGAGTGGCAAGCAGATCATACCAGCGATGGTACGAGATCCGATGAAGGACCAGACGGAATATACCCATGCAAAACTGCAGTTTCCGCTGTTGACAAATATAAGCGCGTGGGTGAAAGATCATGCCATGTACCAATACTCGTCAGAAAAGCAGCTCGTCTCTGCTGCGACACTTCCCGCCTTTAAGGCGGCTGAAACCGAAATCCCGGAAGCAATCCGTGCCGTGTGTCAGCCATCCGCACAATCCATTGAAGGAATCATCGCTGCTGGAGTGGTATCGACAGAAGACTTATTCCAGTTTCTTTTGGAGACCTACCCAGCACGTGCGAAAACGATACTGCCCATTCTTCTACGGGAGTACCAAAAGCTGCCGCCTGCTGAACTTCATCTGGAAGGTACATTACATCGTGCATTGCTTGCTTTCGAGGGCCAAACCGTCGATAAGGAGGATATTGAAGTTCTCAATCGTCTTCTTGATAACTACTCTACAGAATTTGGACGCCGGTATGAGCAGGTGCTTGATGCGACTGTTTTACAGCAGCTGCTACGGTTCTATATCAGCGGTTCTGCTCTGACCAACTCGAGGACGACTCTCCAATTTCTGCTGAAGCGGGGTGTATGTCCCATCCCAGAGGTCCTGGATGCTTACTTCTTGTTGCTGGAGAAAGCCATTTCTGTCAAGAGCCAGCCTGATTTGCAGGCCCGTCGTCTTGCAAAGATGGCCTGCATAGCGGGATGCGCCCCTATATTAAAGCACACAATAACCGCAACAATGCTGAGGGTTCTAACCGGCTGTGCGGCCCACACCGGCGAAATACTCCATCTCGTGGAGCTCGCAGCCGGTATGCCCTCCTGCAAGGAAGTTTTACAGGAAAATGCTGTGCAACTGGTCAACGCTGTTTCATCGTTTGCGCCATCCCCAGCTGTTGAAAACTGTACAAATATCTCTCTCTTATTGCAGCGGCTCGAGCAGATATATCCTGATGGGTTGCCCAAACAGTTCGTTCACGCAGCCAGCCAGGCTTATATGCATAACGGCAATTGgggagcagcagcagtcATATGGAATAGATATGGGGTCCCCGAAGGTTTAGTCGAGATCCCAGTAGTTAATATAAGATGCCGGTTTCCTGGTTTTAGGCAGGAAGATAGGCAACACTTAGAGACGTTACTTAAAAGTAAATAA
- the DHR2 gene encoding RNA helicase (Syntenic homolog of Saccharomyces cerevisiae YKL078W (DRH2)), with translation MQGAKSKSYRKLPAVQQRAGPKVVEFRDDEEDQFDGMARRLNASQLRQRAAELLKVRETLPVYRHQQSIMEHLNSNPVTILIGETGSGKSTQLPQLLLAQLKEEDKKGAIAVTQPRRVAAVSLATRVAQEHGCNLGDEVGYSVRFDSCAHPSRTRLKYLTDGMLLRELIQDKNLRKYRYVVIDEAHERTILTDLILGFLKQLLRTTRPDLRVLVMSATLQGDKFSAFFDGAPVLFVEGRKFPVEIRYLSQPCEDVVDAVVRCCVQINSGEQLGDLLCFMPGQEEIDKAVGVLAKISEHLDPGVPRITALPLYAALPPAEQAKVFLPLKGFRRKIILSTNIAETSVTIAGVKYVVDTGLRKCKVWRHQLGLATLLTVPISKASASQRAGRAGRESAGKCFRLYREADYEQLPGQSEPEIVRCDATAPLLMLKQIGVDDLLNWTWLEHPGRDSIVQGLQELYQLGALDDSGAITDDGRKMALLPLAPHLSRVLLEARRNHCLPAVLDIVACLSVDNLLLSPPPEARDEVNARRAAACPRGARYGDLLMLKELYDHYAALPAPDRADWCRRLCASARGFRAAAKTRAQLHRYAAALLHWRPEPAAPAADLHAPQIAAVVKSFLAGFARNTAIRMPDRSYRTTSHGEPISIHPSSLLFFSTYAAADRPSAPAPAILYVEYVFTSKGYARGVTRVELDWLQELQPRALGKRSAR, from the coding sequence ATGCAAGGTGCAAAGTCCAAGTCGTATCGAAAGCTTCCTGCAGTACAGCAGAGGGCTGGGCCGAAGGTGGTCGAATTTCGCGACGATGAAGAAGATCAGTTCGATGGGATGGCTCGGCGACTAAATGCGTCGCAGCTGCGGCAACGGGCCGCAGAGCTGCTGAAGGTGCGCGAGACGCTGCCCGTCTACCGCCACCAGCAGAGCATCATGGAGCACCTCAATTCCAACCCCGTGACAATCCTGATCGGTGAGACGGGTTCCGGTAAATCGACACAGttgccgcagctgctgctggcacagctgaaggaggaggacaaGAAGGGCGCAATTGCAGTCACACAGCCAAGGCGGGTGGCCGCGGTGAGTCTGGCCACGCGTGTCGCGCAGGAGCACGGCTGCAACCTCGGCGACGAGGTCGGCTACTCCGTGCGTTTCGACAGCTGCGCACATCCCAGCCGCACACGACTGAAATACCTGACCGACGGTatgctgctgcgcgagcttATCCAGGATAAGAACCTGCGCAAGTACAGATACGTGGTGATTGATGAGGCGCACGAGCGCACGATTCTGACGGATCTCATTTTGGGCTTCCTGAAACAGTTGCTACGGACAACGAGGCCGGACCTGCGAGTCCTTGTCATGTCGGCCACGCTGCAGGGGGACAAGTTCAGCGCGTTCTTCGACGGTGCCCCCGTGCTGTTTGTGGAAGGCCGCAAGTTCCCGGTCGAGATCCGCTACCTGTCGCAGCCGTGCGAGGACGTCGTGGACGCCGTAGTGCGCTGCTGCGTGCAGATAAACAGCGGCGAACAGCTGGGGGATTTACTGTGCTTCATGCCCGGCCAGGAGGAAATCGACAAGGCTGTCGGCGTGCTCGCCAAGATCAGCGAACACCTGGACCCCGGCGTGCCGCGCATCACCGCGCTCCCGCTGTACGCCGCGCTCCCGCCCGCCGAGCAGGCCAAGGTGTTTCTCCCGCTCAAGGGCTTCCGCCGCAAGATCATCCTCTCCACTAACATCGCGGAAACGTCCGTCACCATCGCCGGCGTCAAGTACGTCGTCGACACCGGCCTCCGCAAGTGCAAGGTCTGGCGCCACCAGCTCGGCCTCGCCACCCTGCTCACCGTGCCCATCTCCAAGGCCAGTGCCTCCCAGCGGGCCGGCCGTGCAGGCAGAGAGAGTGCGGGGAAGTGCTTCCGCCTCTACCGCGAGGCAGACTACGAGCAACTGCCCGGCCAGAGCGAGCCGGAGATAGTCCGCTGCGACGCCACCGCGCCCCTGCTAATGCTCAAGCAGATCGGCGTCGATGACCTCCTCAACTGGACCTGGCTGGAGCACCCAGGCCGCGACTCCATCGTGCAGGGCCTCCAGGAACTCTACCAGCTGGGCGCGCTGGACGACAGCGGCGCCATTACCGACGACGGGCGTAAAATGGCCCTCTTGCCGCTGGCACCGCACCTGAGCCGCGTGCTTTTGGAGGCACGCCGTAACCATTGTCTCCCGGCCGTGCTCGATATCGTCGCGTGCCTGTCCGTCGACAACCTGCTGCTCTCCCCCCCGCCTGAGGCCAGGGACGAGGTCAacgcccgccgcgccgccgcctgcccccgcggcgcgcgctACGGCGACCTGCTCATGCTCAAGGAGCTCTACGACCACTacgccgcgctgcccgcgcccgACCGCGCCGATTGGTGCCGCCGCCtctgcgccagcgcccGCGGCTTCCGCGCAGCCGCGAAAACTCGGGCCCAGCTCCACCGCtacgccgccgcgctctTGCACTGGCGCCCCgagcccgccgcgcctgcgGCTGACCTGCACGCGCCCCAGATCGCCGCCGTCGTCAAAAGCTTCCTCGCCGGCTTTGCGAGGAACACCGCCATACGCATGCCCGACCGTTCCTACAGGACTACCTCCCACGGCGAGCCTATCAGCATCCACCCCTCCTCGCTGCTCTTTTTCTCCACCTACGCGGCCGCCGACCGTCCGTCCGCCCCTGCCCCTGCCATCCTCTACGTCGAGTACGTTTTTACCTCCAAGGGCTACGCCCGTGGGGTAACCAGAGTCGAGCTCGACTGGCTACAGGAGCTGCAGCCCAGGGCCCTAGGCAAGCGTTCCGCCCGCTAA
- the RIM9 gene encoding Rim9p (Syntenic homolog of Saccharomyces cerevisiae YMR063W (RIM9)): MMGGMSVVEWLLLGSTTLALLFQSFATFSVPLSNGVTLSHFNGYKFGVFGWCDTTHTHCTPLKLGYSAEDGFLFAGQDELSLPTQAKYSLSKLLVVHPLALCSMVVLWLMVVLSQCYKHSDRRLTIIILWSFLTYMETLLCFLVDVLLFVPYLDWPGWLMLVSAVLVVFSSSIACLRRRTLTSQRIEKGAKEDLELYPLYGGALGAGVVSDSESPHRPYTEGSIISVTSRASSRLLPSASELETPREELTLMDPSIKCHIERSPMS, translated from the coding sequence ATGATGGGTGGGATGTCGGTTGTGGAGTGGTTGCTACTTGGTTCAACCACTCTGGCTTTACTGTTCCAATCGTTTGCAACATTTTCTGTTCCTCTCTCGAACGGGGTCACATTGTCGCATTTTAATGGGTATAAGTTCGGAGTCTTTGGATGGTGCGACACAACCCACACGCACTGCACACCGCTAAAGCTCGGCTACTCGGCCGAGGATGGTTTCCTATTCGCGGGGCAGGACGAGCTCTCGCTGCCAACGCAGGCGAAGTACTCGTTGTCCAAACTGTTGGTGGTGCACCCGCTGGCGCTGTGCTCGATGGTGGTGCTGTGGCTGATGGTGGTGCTTTCCCAATGCTACAAACACTCGGATCGGCGCCTTACAATCATAATCCTGTGGTCCTTTCTGACCTATATGGAAACGCTGCTCTGTTTCCTGGTCGACGTGCTGCTTTTTGTACCATATCTTGACTGGCCGGGGTGGCTGATGCTTGTCAGCGCGGTCCTGGTTGTGTTCAGCTCGTCGATCGCCTGCTTGAGGCGCCGAACTCTAACGTCGCAGCGGATCGAGAAGGGGGCGAAGGAAGATCTGGAACTGTATCCGCTGTACGGCGGAGCTCTTGGAGCTGGTGTGGTCAGCGACTCGGAATCGCCGCACAGGCCGTACACGGAAGGGAGTATTATTTCGGTGACCTCTCGGGCGTCCTCCAGGCTCTTGCCATCCGCCAGCGAGCTTGAAACCCCAAGGGAAGAGCTCACCCTCATGGACCCAAGTATCAAATGTCATATTGAACGAAGTCCCATGTCCTGA
- the VMA5 gene encoding H(+)-transporting V1 sector ATPase subunit C (Syntenic homolog of Saccharomyces cerevisiae YKL080W (VMA5)), protein MTSSPAKQLLLLSLPADARPAQHSDMDAQTWLLRELLGGRATVSEFAVPEFKIGSLDALVLQSEELGRVDAQVHAALGKIEEALAALGEAPGPADPPSAFRWDTRRYKLDRPIRDLIAELARECAQLDSDVRAAAAEHAAACSALAAADRHESGDLSVRALHDIVREEHCVLDSEYLTTALIAVPQARRPEFERAYETLAPHVVPGSAAVLASDSEFALYAVHLFRRSAPAFAAACRERGCVPRDFTYSPDAVRALHQERVASAARAQAARAALARLARTARADVRAAALHVLALRVFVESVLRYGLPPHFAARLLAVAPRDATPCRAALRDQFGYLGGNAFSRDKRGRIQRHDAALSEYAALVDTDYEPFVLYSVPL, encoded by the coding sequence ATGACCTCCTCTCCCGcgaagcagctgctgctcctgtCCCTGCCGGCCGACGCACGGCCCGCGCAGCATAGCGACATGGACGCGCAGACGTGGCTcctgcgcgagctgctcgGCGGCCGTGCGACGGTCAGCGAGTTCGCAGTGCCCGAGTTCAAGATTGGCTCGCTGGACGCCCTCGTGCTCCAGTCCGAGGAGCTGGGCCGCGTCGACGCGCAGGTGCACGCCGCCCTCGGCAAGATcgaggaggcgctggccgcgcTCGGCGAGGCCCCGGGCCCCGCGGACCCGCCGTCCGCCTTTCGCTGGGACACGCGCCGCTACAAGCTCGACCGCCCCATCCGCGACCTCATCGCCGAGCTCGCGCGCGAGTGCGCGCAGCTCGACTCCGACGtgcgcgctgccgccgcggagcacgcggccgcgtgctccgcgctggccgccgccgaCCGCCACGAGAGCGGCGACCTCTCCGTCCGTGCGCTGCACGACATCGTGCGTGAGGAGCACTGCGTGCTGGACAGCGAGTACCTGACCACCGCCCTGATCGCCGTGCCCCAAGCGCGCCGCCCCGAGTTCGAGCGCGCCTACGAGACTCTCGCGCCCCACGTGGTCCCGGGCTCCGCCGCTGTGCTCGCCTCGGACTCGGAATTTGCGCTCTACGCCGTGCACCTCTTCCGCCGTTCCGCTCCGGCCTTTGCCGCCGCGTGCCGCGAGCGCGGCTGCGTGCCGCGCGACTTCACCTACTCGCCCGATGCCGTCCGCGCCCTGCATCAGGAACGGGTcgcctccgccgcccgcgcccaagccgcgcgcgctgcgctgGCTCGTCTAGCCCGCACCGCACGTGCTGACGTCCGCGCGGCCGCCCTGCACGTGCTCGCGCTCCGTGTGTTCGTCGAAAGCGTGCTGCGCTATGGACTACCTCCGCATTTCGCCGCGCGGCTACTGGCCGTAGCTCCGCGGGATGCTACGCCGTGTCGGGCAGCTCTGCGCGACCAGTTCGGCTACCTCGGCGGCAACGCCTTTTCCCGCGACAAGCGTGGCCGCATACAGCGGCACGATGCGGCACTCTCCGAGTATGCCGCACTTGTGGACACCGACTACGAGCCCTTTGTGCTCTATAGCGTGCCGCTGTGA
- the NUC1 gene encoding ribonuclease (Non-syntenic homolog of Saccharomyces cerevisiae YJL208C (NUC1)) encodes MSYKQVISGIVGGGIAGALLAKGVSSVPSVNPPGSPVTDGALVDPAGFFKYGFPGPVHDLQTRDSFVSCYDRRMRNPYWVVEHVTAQSLATKNGSRKNSIFKEDEEIPETFRARLRDYFRSGYDRGHMVPAADSKFSQKAMDETFYLTNMSPQVGDGFNRDYWARLEDYCRRLTYKYGSLRIVTGPLYLPKKDPVDGKFRVTYEVIGNPPSVAVPTHFFKLVVAESDKLYATAFVLPNEPIPEDTKLGSFEVPINALERSTGLQFLQKAQYAHLPLEEDLMKVIPYEPAAINGKV; translated from the coding sequence ATGAGTTATAAACAAGTTATCAGCGGTATTGTTGGCGGCGGTATTGCTGGTGCACTACTTGCGAAGGGAGTTTCAAGCGTACCTTCTGTGAACCCTCCTGGATCCCCGGTTACTGATGGTGCGCTCGTTGACCCTGCAGGATTCTTCAAGTATGGGTTCCCAGGTCCGGTGCATGATCTACAAACTCGCGATAGTTTTGTCTCATGCTATGACAGACGGATGCGCAATCCATACTGGGTAGTTGAGCACGTGACGGCCCAGTCGCTGGCGACCAAGAATGGCTCGCGCAAAAACTCTATCTTTAAGGAAGATGAGGAGATTCCGGAGACCTTCAGGGCCCGTTTACGTGATTACTTCAGATCTGGATACGACAGAGGACATATGGTTCCGGCTGCCGATTCGAAATTTAGCCAGAAAGCGATGGATGAGACTTTTTATCTGACGAACATGAGTCCCCAAGTTGGCGATGGTTTCAATCGGGATTATTGGGCTCGGCTTGAGGACTACTGCAGGCGTTTAACATACAAGTATGGGAGCCTCCGCATCGTGACCGGGCCTCTCTACCTACCTAAGAAAGATCCTGTTGACGGAAAATTCAGAGTGACATATGAAGTTATCGGCAACCCACCTAGTGTGGCAGTCCCAACACATTTCTTCAAGTTAGTGGTAGCAGAGTCCGATAAGTTGTATGCCACCGCCTTCGTATTGCCGAATGAACCGATTCCTGAAGATACTAAGCTGGGCTCCTTCGAAGTTCCAATCAACGCGTTGGAACGTTCGACTGGTTTACAATTCCTACAAAAGGCACAGTATGCACACTTGCCACTAGAGGAGGACTTAATGAAGGTAATCCCCTATGAACCTGCCGCGATAAATGGCAAGGTATAG